Proteins encoded in a region of the Marmota flaviventris isolate mMarFla1 chromosome 3, mMarFla1.hap1, whole genome shotgun sequence genome:
- the LOC114091650 gene encoding myosin light polypeptide 6-like, which produces MCDFTEDQTAEFKEAFQLFDRTGDGKILYSQCGDVMRVLGQNPTNAEVLKVLGNPKSDEMNVKVLDFEHFLPMLQTVAKNKDQGTYEDYVEGLRVFDKEGNGTVMGAEIRHVLVTLGEKMTEEEVEMLVAGHEDSNGCINYEELVRMVLNG; this is translated from the coding sequence ATGTGTGACTTTACGGAGGATCAGACCGCAGAATTCAAGGAGGCCTTCCAGCTGTTTGACCGAACAGGTGATGGCAAGATCCTGTACAGCCAGTGTGGGGATGTGATGAGGGTTCTGGGCCAGAACCCCACCAACGCCGAGGTTCTCAAGGTCCTGGGGAACCCCAAGAGTGATGAGATGAATGTAAAGGTGCTGGACTTTGAGCACTTCTTGCCCATGCTGCAGACTGTAGCCAAGAACAAGGACCAGGGAACCTATGAAGATTATGTTGAAGGTCTTCGGGTGTTTGACAAGGAAGGGAATGGTACTGTCATGGGCGCTGAAATCCGTCATGTCCTTGTCACACTGGGTGAGAAGATGACAGAGGAAGAAGTGGAGATGCTGGTGGCAGGGCATGAGGACAGCAATGGTTGTATCAACTATGAAGAGCTTGTCCGGATGGTGCTGAATGGCTGA